The Vespa velutina chromosome 25, iVesVel2.1, whole genome shotgun sequence genome has a segment encoding these proteins:
- the LOC124957423 gene encoding flocculation protein FLO11 isoform X2, translating to MEVDDGPSAINTNPSSIKAAQEEMGRLDILVCGQCHSVFHFIEEFQEHRTKEGACSQVSHFRENTNNEQKAQVWAFLLWKDTQIQQEGSDRDSTNSWKLYQKWCKMDTHIRDSWITAGKTIQTFTKISNAKMQEVPRQTNSNLEGTKPIVVRKVIRNGQPEEGSDTKKDVRSSEVKSQKSLDSMESEVDKKEKPKLKPSVKPKGKSSKATGEEDRDSSNEEYIVEKILAKRFNPKKRCSEYLLKWEGYSHESNTWEPAESVATCKYLLEEFERNLAKQKELKAAQQQASTKLSGKVAAQKAIIKSADASKPGPSNVAQAGRPMRSSKSKAMDQVKQWCGSMKDEESDILGKRRIDYSDSDSEEAGSSAAKRAKGDTGSDEDWTGESEEEKLIGRSDVIQRAFNRANAQSNGSNRTVSTTDLATSLGLQSPEGAKSSQPPVLVANAKGVVKVDPKQMPNLTSGVYVMSRKDGIIKLDSSPSGKLAVKGSPTTQGVLMVQNRDNTNVVRKQVISATQSNSITPVKVVSKMDGSQVVTQMKVVSKPIASKTGGIQKSEPIKIQPKPDPSQLQQIHVVTAVPAPITLQPRISTGIRPSPVAVTRGADGRPLLPRPTLRAATPTSVLGIGSPIRTPVRAPAPRQLQGQQTRQVLQKRTTVVNTQASSPSTATVTPVRPKFTVLSSQGKQVIKSGSPAQNKQSPKSSLGKPQSLLSPQQKLLMAKRKAQEAAGLIKPGGRGILAGNRASAGRGKAKAVESPTVIAPGNKPKESKLAEGDGLHMEFHEVGSEESSSEGEPELPPPEAETITAAEPDSPPRPFTLCPLTGRIIGPDGEPVEQPAEAESEPTPSTTLPNVKTVTTPSESTDTVATTTTAELVLPSLDSLTEGGGIMRVEMSPGGTTGTIVQTSEPAQIHLPNEAVSAPDLPCLDDTTTNTVTPSTTTVSTSLTETPVSESTNTTGVTSAAVTSTTTISVASTDVNKPDEKMPEERKVTEDTSNLVTITGEDGVVYQVTGQADDGQTLLVTRGADGEQQCVYVTTEQQGDEGSVLTLDHAVAEAVAQLIPDQVNLTSQFYVKEGDAEPTENPMVMSIMDNTNATDVTGSQEDSDGQAQVVAQVVQAEEPTPGGTRRVVLLLPDGNLMMTEVDEEQYAALELDK from the exons ATGGAAGTGGATGATGGCCCATCGGCTATCAATACTAATCCTAGTAGTATAAAAG cTGCACAAGAAGAAATGGGACGTTTAGATATCTTGGTCTGTGGTCAATGTCATtctgtttttcattttattgaagAATTTCAAGAACATCGTACCAAGGAAGGAGCTTGTTCACAAGTATCACACTTTCGTGAGAATACTAAT AATGAACAAAAAGCACAAGTTTGGGCCTTTCTTTTGTGGAAAGACACACAAATTCAACAAGAAGGTTCAGATAGGGATTCGACCAATTCTTGGAAACTTTATCAAAAATGGTGTAAAATGGATACACATATTAGAGATTCGTGGATAACGGCGGGGAAAACTATTCAAACATTTACTAAAATTAGTAATGCAAAAATGCAAGAAGTTCCAAGACAAACAAATTCTAATTTGGAAG GAACAAAGCCAATAGTAGTACGTAAAGTCATAAGAAATGGACAACCAGAAGAAGGATCTGATACAAAAAAAGATGTTAGATCTTCTGAAGTAAAATCACAAAAAAGTTTAGATTCTATGGAAAGTGAAgttgataagaaagaaaagccaAAACTTAAGCCATCTGTTAAACCGaag gGTAAATCTTCAAAGGCAACGggagaagaagatagagattCTAGTAATGAAGAATATATTGTGGAAAAAATTTTAGCTAAACGATTTAATCCAAAGAAGAGATGTTCAGAATATTTACTCAAATGGGAAGGTTATTCGCA tGAGAGCAATACATGGGAGCCTGCAGAAAGTGTTGCAACTTGCAAGTACTTATTAGaagaatttgaaagaaatttagcAAAACAAAAGGAACTGAAAGCAGCGCAACAACAAGCAAGTACTAAATTATCAGGGAAGGTTGCAGCACAAAAAGCTATAATAAAATCAGCAGATGCTAGTAAACCAGGTCCAAGCAATGTGGCTCAAGCAGG ACGCCCTATGCGCTCGAGTAAATCTAAAGCAATGGACCAAGTAAAACAGTGGTGTGGTTCAATGAAAGACGAGGAGAGTGACA tattaggaaaaagaagaatagattATTCTGATAGCGATTCTGAAGAAGCTGGCAGTAGTGCCGCAAAAAGGGCAAAGGGTGATACAGGTAGCGACGAAGATTGGACTGGAGaatcagaagaagaaaagctgATAGGACGTAGTGATGTAATACAACGTGCATTTAACCGTGCAAACGCGCAATCTAATGGTTCGAACAGGACTGTTTCTACTACTGATCTTGCAACTTCATTGGGACTGCAGTCACCAGAAGGGGCAAAATCAAGTCAACCTCCAGTATTAGTCGCCAATGCTAAAGGCGTTGTTAAAGTAGATCCTAAACAAATGCCAAATCTAACATCTGGTGTTTATGTAATGTCTCGAAAGGATGGCATTATAAAATTAGACTCATCTCCAAGTGGAAAACTAGCTGTAAAGGGTTCTCCCACAACACAAGGTGTTTTAATGGTACAAAATCGGGATAATACTAATGTTGTAAGAAAACAAGTTATTTCTGCGACGCAATCAAACTCAATAACTCCCGTGAAAGTAGTTTCGAAAATGGATGGAAGTCAAGTAGTAACACAAATGAAAGTAGTTTCTAAGCCAATTGCATCTAAGACAGGAGGTATACAAAAATCAGAACCTATTAAAATACAACCTAAACCAGATCCATCACAATTACAACAAATACATGTGGTGACTGCAGTACCAGCTCCAATAACGTTACAACCAAGAATAAGTACAGGTATACGACCTAGTCCTGTTGCAGTAACGCGTGGCGCGGATGGTCGTCCTCTGTTACCTAGACCAACACTACGTGCAGCTACCCCAACTAGTGTCCTCGGTATCGGATCGCCCATTCGTACTCCTGTTAGAGCGCCAGCTCCTAGACAACTACAAGGCCAACAAACACGACAAGTGCTACAGAAACGTACAACAGTTGTAAATACTCAAGCTAGTTCACCTAGTACTGCAACGGTGACTCCTGTCAGACCGAAATTTACGGTACTTAGTTCACAGGGGAAACAAGTTATTAAATCTGGAAGTCCTGCACAAAATAAACAATCACCTAAATCATCATTGGGCAAACCACAGTCTTTATTGTCGCCACAACAAAAGTTGTTAATGGCAAAGAGAAAAGCACAGGAGGCAGCAGGTTTGATTAAGCCAGGTGGACGTGGCATATTAGCTGGTAATCGCGCGTCGGCTGGACGTGGTAAGGCTAAAGCTGTCGAATCGCCAACAGTTATTGCTCCAGGTAACAAACctaaagaaagtaaattagCAGAAGGGGACGGACTTCATATGGAATTTCACGAAGTTGGTTCCGAGGAAAGCAGTAGCGAAGGTGAACCAGAACTTCCTCCACCCGAGGCAGAAACAATTACAGCTGCTGAACCTGATAGCCCGCCACGACCATTTACTTTGTGTCCGTTAACCGGACGTATAATCGGACCCGATGGTGAACCGGTTGAACAGCCTGCAGAAGCTGAAAGTGAACCAACACCTTCAACAACTTTACCAAATGTTAAAACCGTAACAACTCCATCGGAAAGCACAGACACCGTTGCAACAACAACTACTGCTGAATTAGTGTTACCTTCTCTTGATTCCCTTACAGAAGGTGGTGGTATTATGAGAGTAGAAATGAGTCCAGGAGGAACAACAGGTACTATTGTTCAGACTAGCGAACCAGCACAAATTCATTTACCAAATGAAGCAGTATCTGCTCCAGATCTTCCTTGTTTAGATGATACAACAACAAATACAGTAACACCATCAACCACAACTGTATCAACATCTTTAACAGAGACACCAGTAAGTGAATCTACCAATACAACAGGAGTAACATCGGCCGCAGTAACATCAACTACAACTATATCGGTTGCATCTACTGATGTAAATAAGCCAGATGAAAAAATgccagaagaaagaaaagtaacagAAGACACATCTAATTTAGTAACAATAACAGGAGAAGATGGTGTAGTATATCAAGTAACTGGACAAGCTGATGATGGTCAAACCTTATTAGTAACGCGAGGAGCGGATGGTGAACAACAATGTGTATATGTTACTACCGAACAACAAGGAGATGAAGGATCTGTTTTAACATTGGACCATGCTGTTGCCGAGGCTGTCGCACAATTAATACCAGATCAAGTCAATCTTACGTCACAATTCTATGTAAAGGAAGGTGACGCAGAGCCTACTGAAAATCCAATGGTAATGTCTATAATGGACAATACGAATGCTACGGATGTTACCGGAAGTCAAGAGGATAGTGATGGGCAAGCACAAGTCGTGGCACAAGTTGTACAGGCAGAAGAACCAACACCAg gtGGAACTAGAAGAGTGGTATTACTTTTGCCAGATGGAAATTTAATGATGACTGAAGTTGACGAAGAACAATATGCTGCGCTTGAACTCGACAAATGA
- the LOC124957423 gene encoding uncharacterized protein LOC124957423 isoform X1 produces the protein MGKLCYLCNRKASNTENISLHSFPKHLTVRQKWLNVCGLSLNDDVSHSYICSIHFAETDINKCNTFGRSKSVIKPGAVPSMFITNPLVIEEEVDRLSSETFTNVTVNDRCKYILSETDDTVEVSDKNSKSTLVEDKSFTYKNNDANNKAPNDNSHSTSKRQRIFFEPRYISEITVTDFTSPKRANRVIKLIKATDQQKSKRIKSLQDQMRKLKKRVKFLQDVMSSRLKKKKIISEESEDTFTQTVFADNANPNIILNKMEVDDGPSAINTNPSSIKAAQEEMGRLDILVCGQCHSVFHFIEEFQEHRTKEGACSQVSHFRENTNNEQKAQVWAFLLWKDTQIQQEGSDRDSTNSWKLYQKWCKMDTHIRDSWITAGKTIQTFTKISNAKMQEVPRQTNSNLEGTKPIVVRKVIRNGQPEEGSDTKKDVRSSEVKSQKSLDSMESEVDKKEKPKLKPSVKPKGKSSKATGEEDRDSSNEEYIVEKILAKRFNPKKRCSEYLLKWEGYSHESNTWEPAESVATCKYLLEEFERNLAKQKELKAAQQQASTKLSGKVAAQKAIIKSADASKPGPSNVAQAGRPMRSSKSKAMDQVKQWCGSMKDEESDILGKRRIDYSDSDSEEAGSSAAKRAKGDTGSDEDWTGESEEEKLIGRSDVIQRAFNRANAQSNGSNRTVSTTDLATSLGLQSPEGAKSSQPPVLVANAKGVVKVDPKQMPNLTSGVYVMSRKDGIIKLDSSPSGKLAVKGSPTTQGVLMVQNRDNTNVVRKQVISATQSNSITPVKVVSKMDGSQVVTQMKVVSKPIASKTGGIQKSEPIKIQPKPDPSQLQQIHVVTAVPAPITLQPRISTGIRPSPVAVTRGADGRPLLPRPTLRAATPTSVLGIGSPIRTPVRAPAPRQLQGQQTRQVLQKRTTVVNTQASSPSTATVTPVRPKFTVLSSQGKQVIKSGSPAQNKQSPKSSLGKPQSLLSPQQKLLMAKRKAQEAAGLIKPGGRGILAGNRASAGRGKAKAVESPTVIAPGNKPKESKLAEGDGLHMEFHEVGSEESSSEGEPELPPPEAETITAAEPDSPPRPFTLCPLTGRIIGPDGEPVEQPAEAESEPTPSTTLPNVKTVTTPSESTDTVATTTTAELVLPSLDSLTEGGGIMRVEMSPGGTTGTIVQTSEPAQIHLPNEAVSAPDLPCLDDTTTNTVTPSTTTVSTSLTETPVSESTNTTGVTSAAVTSTTTISVASTDVNKPDEKMPEERKVTEDTSNLVTITGEDGVVYQVTGQADDGQTLLVTRGADGEQQCVYVTTEQQGDEGSVLTLDHAVAEAVAQLIPDQVNLTSQFYVKEGDAEPTENPMVMSIMDNTNATDVTGSQEDSDGQAQVVAQVVQAEEPTPGGTRRVVLLLPDGNLMMTEVDEEQYAALELDK, from the exons atggGTAAATTGTGTTATCTATGTAATCGAAAAGCGTCAAATACAGAGAACATTTCATTACATAG CTTTCCAAAACATTTGACCGTACGTCAGAAGTGGTTAAATGTATGCGGATTAAGTTTAAACGACGATGTATCACATAGTTATATCTGTTCTATTCACTTTGCTGAAacggatataaataaatgtaatacttTTGGAAGAAGTAAATCTGTAATTAAACCTGGAGCAGTCCCTTcaatgtttataacaaatccTCTTGTCATAGAGGAAGAAGTTGATCGATTGTCATCAGAAACATTCACAAATGTGACTGTAAATGAcagatgtaaatatattttgtctgAAACTGATGATACAGTTGAAG tttctgataaaaattctaaatccACACTCGTGGAAGATAAATCATTTACTTATAAAAACAATGATGccaataataaag CACCAAATGATAATAGCCACAGTACTTCCAAAAGacaacgaatattttttgaacCTCGTTATATTTCGGAAATTACAGTGACAGATTTTACATCTCCGAAAAGGGCTAATAGAgttatcaaattaataaaagcgACAGATCAACAAAAATCAAAGCGTATTAAAAGTTTACAAGATCAAATGAGGAAACTTAAAAAACGCGttaaatttttacaagatGTAATGTCGTCTcgtttgaagaagaaaaaaataatatcggaaGAAAGCGAAGACACTTTTACG CAAACTGTATTCGCTGACAACGCAAatccaaatataattttgaacaAGATGGAAGTGGATGATGGCCCATCGGCTATCAATACTAATCCTAGTAGTATAAAAG cTGCACAAGAAGAAATGGGACGTTTAGATATCTTGGTCTGTGGTCAATGTCATtctgtttttcattttattgaagAATTTCAAGAACATCGTACCAAGGAAGGAGCTTGTTCACAAGTATCACACTTTCGTGAGAATACTAAT AATGAACAAAAAGCACAAGTTTGGGCCTTTCTTTTGTGGAAAGACACACAAATTCAACAAGAAGGTTCAGATAGGGATTCGACCAATTCTTGGAAACTTTATCAAAAATGGTGTAAAATGGATACACATATTAGAGATTCGTGGATAACGGCGGGGAAAACTATTCAAACATTTACTAAAATTAGTAATGCAAAAATGCAAGAAGTTCCAAGACAAACAAATTCTAATTTGGAAG GAACAAAGCCAATAGTAGTACGTAAAGTCATAAGAAATGGACAACCAGAAGAAGGATCTGATACAAAAAAAGATGTTAGATCTTCTGAAGTAAAATCACAAAAAAGTTTAGATTCTATGGAAAGTGAAgttgataagaaagaaaagccaAAACTTAAGCCATCTGTTAAACCGaag gGTAAATCTTCAAAGGCAACGggagaagaagatagagattCTAGTAATGAAGAATATATTGTGGAAAAAATTTTAGCTAAACGATTTAATCCAAAGAAGAGATGTTCAGAATATTTACTCAAATGGGAAGGTTATTCGCA tGAGAGCAATACATGGGAGCCTGCAGAAAGTGTTGCAACTTGCAAGTACTTATTAGaagaatttgaaagaaatttagcAAAACAAAAGGAACTGAAAGCAGCGCAACAACAAGCAAGTACTAAATTATCAGGGAAGGTTGCAGCACAAAAAGCTATAATAAAATCAGCAGATGCTAGTAAACCAGGTCCAAGCAATGTGGCTCAAGCAGG ACGCCCTATGCGCTCGAGTAAATCTAAAGCAATGGACCAAGTAAAACAGTGGTGTGGTTCAATGAAAGACGAGGAGAGTGACA tattaggaaaaagaagaatagattATTCTGATAGCGATTCTGAAGAAGCTGGCAGTAGTGCCGCAAAAAGGGCAAAGGGTGATACAGGTAGCGACGAAGATTGGACTGGAGaatcagaagaagaaaagctgATAGGACGTAGTGATGTAATACAACGTGCATTTAACCGTGCAAACGCGCAATCTAATGGTTCGAACAGGACTGTTTCTACTACTGATCTTGCAACTTCATTGGGACTGCAGTCACCAGAAGGGGCAAAATCAAGTCAACCTCCAGTATTAGTCGCCAATGCTAAAGGCGTTGTTAAAGTAGATCCTAAACAAATGCCAAATCTAACATCTGGTGTTTATGTAATGTCTCGAAAGGATGGCATTATAAAATTAGACTCATCTCCAAGTGGAAAACTAGCTGTAAAGGGTTCTCCCACAACACAAGGTGTTTTAATGGTACAAAATCGGGATAATACTAATGTTGTAAGAAAACAAGTTATTTCTGCGACGCAATCAAACTCAATAACTCCCGTGAAAGTAGTTTCGAAAATGGATGGAAGTCAAGTAGTAACACAAATGAAAGTAGTTTCTAAGCCAATTGCATCTAAGACAGGAGGTATACAAAAATCAGAACCTATTAAAATACAACCTAAACCAGATCCATCACAATTACAACAAATACATGTGGTGACTGCAGTACCAGCTCCAATAACGTTACAACCAAGAATAAGTACAGGTATACGACCTAGTCCTGTTGCAGTAACGCGTGGCGCGGATGGTCGTCCTCTGTTACCTAGACCAACACTACGTGCAGCTACCCCAACTAGTGTCCTCGGTATCGGATCGCCCATTCGTACTCCTGTTAGAGCGCCAGCTCCTAGACAACTACAAGGCCAACAAACACGACAAGTGCTACAGAAACGTACAACAGTTGTAAATACTCAAGCTAGTTCACCTAGTACTGCAACGGTGACTCCTGTCAGACCGAAATTTACGGTACTTAGTTCACAGGGGAAACAAGTTATTAAATCTGGAAGTCCTGCACAAAATAAACAATCACCTAAATCATCATTGGGCAAACCACAGTCTTTATTGTCGCCACAACAAAAGTTGTTAATGGCAAAGAGAAAAGCACAGGAGGCAGCAGGTTTGATTAAGCCAGGTGGACGTGGCATATTAGCTGGTAATCGCGCGTCGGCTGGACGTGGTAAGGCTAAAGCTGTCGAATCGCCAACAGTTATTGCTCCAGGTAACAAACctaaagaaagtaaattagCAGAAGGGGACGGACTTCATATGGAATTTCACGAAGTTGGTTCCGAGGAAAGCAGTAGCGAAGGTGAACCAGAACTTCCTCCACCCGAGGCAGAAACAATTACAGCTGCTGAACCTGATAGCCCGCCACGACCATTTACTTTGTGTCCGTTAACCGGACGTATAATCGGACCCGATGGTGAACCGGTTGAACAGCCTGCAGAAGCTGAAAGTGAACCAACACCTTCAACAACTTTACCAAATGTTAAAACCGTAACAACTCCATCGGAAAGCACAGACACCGTTGCAACAACAACTACTGCTGAATTAGTGTTACCTTCTCTTGATTCCCTTACAGAAGGTGGTGGTATTATGAGAGTAGAAATGAGTCCAGGAGGAACAACAGGTACTATTGTTCAGACTAGCGAACCAGCACAAATTCATTTACCAAATGAAGCAGTATCTGCTCCAGATCTTCCTTGTTTAGATGATACAACAACAAATACAGTAACACCATCAACCACAACTGTATCAACATCTTTAACAGAGACACCAGTAAGTGAATCTACCAATACAACAGGAGTAACATCGGCCGCAGTAACATCAACTACAACTATATCGGTTGCATCTACTGATGTAAATAAGCCAGATGAAAAAATgccagaagaaagaaaagtaacagAAGACACATCTAATTTAGTAACAATAACAGGAGAAGATGGTGTAGTATATCAAGTAACTGGACAAGCTGATGATGGTCAAACCTTATTAGTAACGCGAGGAGCGGATGGTGAACAACAATGTGTATATGTTACTACCGAACAACAAGGAGATGAAGGATCTGTTTTAACATTGGACCATGCTGTTGCCGAGGCTGTCGCACAATTAATACCAGATCAAGTCAATCTTACGTCACAATTCTATGTAAAGGAAGGTGACGCAGAGCCTACTGAAAATCCAATGGTAATGTCTATAATGGACAATACGAATGCTACGGATGTTACCGGAAGTCAAGAGGATAGTGATGGGCAAGCACAAGTCGTGGCACAAGTTGTACAGGCAGAAGAACCAACACCAg gtGGAACTAGAAGAGTGGTATTACTTTTGCCAGATGGAAATTTAATGATGACTGAAGTTGACGAAGAACAATATGCTGCGCTTGAACTCGACAAATGA
- the LOC124957430 gene encoding general transcription factor IIH subunit 2 isoform X2: MADEEEEKEYRWETGYEKTWEAIKEDDDGLVEASVADIIHNAKRKRQLERKAGARLGMMRHLYIILDTSEAMSNQDLKPTRLLCSLKLLEDFVDEFFYQNPISQIGLIITKNKRAEKISDLAGNSKKHIKEIKALQQTSLAGEPSLQNSLELAIKSLKLLPSHASKEIIIITGSLTTCDPGDITETIQAMKSDGIRCSVIGLAAELYICKKVATITGGEHGVALDDKHFKEQLNAHIDPPPAATRLDAALVKMGFPHHALHSSSTDTSIAVCMCHAENSDGSVKLTSTGFLCPQCLSKHCELPVECRACGLTLVSAPHLARSYHYLFPVAPFKELDYENEFTMCYGCQKALSQKDKKVLTKILKILLLHNIYIYIILDLRL; this comes from the exons atggctgatgaagaagaagaaaaagaatacagATGGGAAACTGGTTATGAAAAAACTtg gGAGGCAATTAAAGAGGATGATGATGGTCTTGTTGAAGCATCCGTTGCCGATATTATACACAAtgctaaaagaaaaaggcaatTGGAAAGAAAAGCTGGCGCCAGATTAGGAATGATGAgacatttatacattattctCGATACTTCTGAAGCAATGTCAAATCAAGATTTAAAACCAACGCGTTTGCTATGCTCTTTAAAa cTTTTAGAGGACTTTGTGGATGAATTCTTTTATCAAAATCCTATAAGTCAAATTggtttaattattactaaaaataaaagggcTGAGAAAATCAGTGATTTAGCTGGGAATTCAAAGAAACATATTAAG GAAATAAAAGCTTTACAACAAACGTCATTAGCCGGTGAACCATCTTTACAAAATTCTTTAGAATTAGCTATAAAATCGCTTAAATTGTTACCATCACATGCcagtaaagaaataataataataactggtTCACTTACTACATGTGATCCTGGAGATATTACCGAAACTATACaa gCCATGAAATCGGATGGTATAAGATGTAGTGTAATAGGTTTAGCCgcagaattatatatttgtaaaaaagttGCGACTATAACAGGTGGAGAGCATGGCGTTGCTTTAGATGATAAACACTTTAAAGAACAATTAAATGCACATATTGATCCACCACCTGCTGCTACTAGATTAGATGCTGCACTTGTAAAAATGGGTTTTCCACATCACGCATTGCATTCTTCCAGTACAGATACTTCAATAGCAGTATGCATGTG TCACGCAGAAAACTCGGATGGATCTGTAAAATTAACAAGTACTGGTTTCCTTTGTCCCCAATGTCTAAGTAAACATTGCGAACTTCCAGTCGAGTGTAGGGCATGCGGTCTCACTCTTGTTTCTGCTCCACATTTGGCAAGatcatatcattatttatttccagTTGCCCCTTTTAAAGAATTAGATTATGAGAATGAATTTACAATGTGCTATGGATGCCAAAAAGCATTATcacaaaaggataaaaaggtattgacaaaaatattgaaaattttattattacataatatatatatatatat catttTAGATCTACGTTTGTGA
- the LOC124957430 gene encoding general transcription factor IIH subunit 2 isoform X1, with protein sequence MADEEEEKEYRWETGYEKTWEAIKEDDDGLVEASVADIIHNAKRKRQLERKAGARLGMMRHLYIILDTSEAMSNQDLKPTRLLCSLKLLEDFVDEFFYQNPISQIGLIITKNKRAEKISDLAGNSKKHIKEIKALQQTSLAGEPSLQNSLELAIKSLKLLPSHASKEIIIITGSLTTCDPGDITETIQAMKSDGIRCSVIGLAAELYICKKVATITGGEHGVALDDKHFKEQLNAHIDPPPAATRLDAALVKMGFPHHALHSSSTDTSIAVCMCHAENSDGSVKLTSTGFLCPQCLSKHCELPVECRACGLTLVSAPHLARSYHYLFPVAPFKELDYENEFTMCYGCQKALSQKDKKIYVCEKCSRVFCIDCEIFIHESLHTCPGCATNQTTYQKFTDK encoded by the exons atggctgatgaagaagaagaaaaagaatacagATGGGAAACTGGTTATGAAAAAACTtg gGAGGCAATTAAAGAGGATGATGATGGTCTTGTTGAAGCATCCGTTGCCGATATTATACACAAtgctaaaagaaaaaggcaatTGGAAAGAAAAGCTGGCGCCAGATTAGGAATGATGAgacatttatacattattctCGATACTTCTGAAGCAATGTCAAATCAAGATTTAAAACCAACGCGTTTGCTATGCTCTTTAAAa cTTTTAGAGGACTTTGTGGATGAATTCTTTTATCAAAATCCTATAAGTCAAATTggtttaattattactaaaaataaaagggcTGAGAAAATCAGTGATTTAGCTGGGAATTCAAAGAAACATATTAAG GAAATAAAAGCTTTACAACAAACGTCATTAGCCGGTGAACCATCTTTACAAAATTCTTTAGAATTAGCTATAAAATCGCTTAAATTGTTACCATCACATGCcagtaaagaaataataataataactggtTCACTTACTACATGTGATCCTGGAGATATTACCGAAACTATACaa gCCATGAAATCGGATGGTATAAGATGTAGTGTAATAGGTTTAGCCgcagaattatatatttgtaaaaaagttGCGACTATAACAGGTGGAGAGCATGGCGTTGCTTTAGATGATAAACACTTTAAAGAACAATTAAATGCACATATTGATCCACCACCTGCTGCTACTAGATTAGATGCTGCACTTGTAAAAATGGGTTTTCCACATCACGCATTGCATTCTTCCAGTACAGATACTTCAATAGCAGTATGCATGTG TCACGCAGAAAACTCGGATGGATCTGTAAAATTAACAAGTACTGGTTTCCTTTGTCCCCAATGTCTAAGTAAACATTGCGAACTTCCAGTCGAGTGTAGGGCATGCGGTCTCACTCTTGTTTCTGCTCCACATTTGGCAAGatcatatcattatttatttccagTTGCCCCTTTTAAAGAATTAGATTATGAGAATGAATTTACAATGTGCTATGGATGCCAAAAAGCATTATcacaaaaggataaaaag ATCTACGTTTGTGAAAAATGTTCAAGAGTTTTCTGTATAGattgtgaaatttttatacatgAGTCATTGCATACATGTCCAGGCTGTGCGACAAATCAAACGACATATCAAAAATttacagataaataa